TGAAAAGTAtgacatataaattgaaatgaatgGATTACTATAATTAAAGTGGTGCTTATAGCGGAGAACCTTTCGTGGGGAAAGAAAAAGACTTGGCGAAGTTCTACTGCATGCAGCATGTTCTTCTTCCTTTCCTATTTTTTGGGGTTGAATTTCTTGAAGTATATCTTAATTGTTATAGCGAAGGACGAATCGTATATAATTCTTCTAAGTTAAGAAGTTCAAGGACAGTTCATGATTATTTCCTGTTCTTAGGTACACACAAACAAGCAGTACAGTTATTCTAAGTCATGTACAAATCAATTTTTTCGTTAAACCACTACAAATGGTGGGGGTTGGGCAGAGTTTATTAGTACCAAATTATTTCTATAACCTATATATTTCATAGAAAGTGGAGGTAATTAGAAGTAAAATgataagagaaataaaagaagaaaagaaaagattcgGTGGGGTTACTGCCGTTTGTGATGAGCTATGCATGTAGTCATGTACCATAGTCTTCTTTGgtattattaaattaaaaagaagtgAGCAGTAAAAAGATTCATAAAATTATAATGTGTACCGTGTACACACATAGCCACACATATGAGGtagctttcattttcaatttgtTACATCAAAAGGGATAAGATTCATCGCATCTTAATTAGTTGGATGGAATTGCTAGTAttcaaaaaccaaaacaaaatatcTCTTCTTTTTTGTGATTGGACATCACAAAATAATATTAGTTGCAGAGATTTTGTTACACAATATAAGTGCAGGTTTCACTATCACTATGTAATAGAATTgggaaaaaagatttttatagGAAGTTAACCTATCTTTTATGCTAATAAGGGAATATTAGTAGTGGGGTTGGTTGACTATCCAAATTTTTTCATTGTTGATGAAGGTTCAACTCCCACCTTGTAATTTTCTCACTCATTTCCTCTTCTCTCCCTATATATAATTAAGAAGAATTCTAAAAGATGTTGCTTAATAGAATGGACCTAAAATAAGAATcagttgtagtttttttaacAAATACAAAAGAGTGGGACTCCATCACTATTAGAACTTAAATCTTGGCCACTGGATCAAGTATTTTTCGAATGAATTTAAgatgtatatactatatactagcagtataaataatttttatactatcatagtatttaatttgttataatatattattaataaatatttattttataaacataatTGTATTTGTTTTTCTGTACTGCATAATTATGTTTTACAATGTATAAATTGAAGGAAAGCATAAGGTTGttcttttgtcttttctttctattttagtTACTCTGTGTGAACGCTAAGCAGTTTAGAATAAACTCAATCAATCAATCATAATCAGCATGTAATTCCATTCAGAAATCTCCTTTTTGGGGTATCCTATGATACTCTATTAGTCAAAACACTACTTTATTCCACATGTGTTCTATTTCTGAAATACACCCGTTCTTGTTTTATTTGAGGCCTTAACATCCATCTcctaacttttttaaaaatacttctTTATAATAAAGAGCAAAAGTCCCATCAGAGTTAGTGGTGGCTACATGGTTCAAGAACAGAGTATATATGagttaatatatgtatttgGTTGACTTAGCAAAAGCTAATTTTGACCCTTTACTTGCGCCCAGATGTAAGGCCAAAGAGAACGGTGGCTTTTCAAGTTTTATTTATTGTGGATATGTAAAAGGAGAAACGAAGTCAGTGCATTCAGAAAGAATATAATTTATGCAAACacattttttattgttgttgcaTATATAAACATAGTTCGAGCTGAAAACAATTGATTGAGTTAAACCCACGAACCCATTCTAGATCCAACTTTCCGCAAAAGGAATTGATAAAAATAgcaataaagcctttctcaattTGTGTTGTGTTCTCAATGTATGGTGAAGAAATACCAAGAAAGACTTTTAACCCACTTTTTGTCATATGAAAGATATAGAAGTTACAAAGAATACCACAAAATTTGATGGAAACGGGTACATAactttatttcttttacttCAACTACACATTACAGACTTTCATCAGCATTAAACAAAAGTACTAGGTTACTATACTTTCTTAACaaacataaacatcataagtGAAGGTATACTGAGATGGTTCATCATGGAAAGGGGGGTAACATTTGGTTTTCAAACTTTATCCTGGAACCACACTGGAAAGTAATATTGCAAGATGGATCAATCATGACTGTATACTGGTGGACAGGCCTAGACAGGAAGAGAGGCAAACGAACCAGAAGATCACAGACACATTCGCTGTCGACTTGTTTCATCCACCTGCAACAGTCCTCTTCTACAGGAGTTTCCTTATGCACGTGGTGATGTCCGTGCCTATGTCTGTGTCTTCTTTCTGGAGGACTTGGAGGAGAAGGAGGTGGGGGTGATGGCGGAGGAGGGGATGGTGGAGATGGTGGAGGCACCCCAACAAATGGGAGCAACGAGCAGGCATGATTCACTAATGCAAATTGAGAGGGACAAAGAGGACGAGTAGGTTGGTTAGTCACCCATTGGCTTCTTGATCCACTCGGGTGAAGCACTAGGAATACCAGAATCAATACTATCTTCGCAATGTTATGTATGTCCATAACGTTCTGCTACTGACACTAGAAGAAAACAGTGCTTTCAGGGTCTTTGTGTTATGTCCTCACTAACAAGCTAGCACATATGTACCTGCCAACAATCGATCTTTCAGTTTCACTTATATAGACTAAACCTGCAGTCACAAGTTTTTCATGTTATTCAAGTTAGGTACTGATTTTCAGGTTTCATCAGCCAAAAATAATTGAAAGACAGATATGGGTGAATTTGGTGTGTACCTGTAGTAGAGCATATTAGGTCCATGGTTGAGAAAGCCTCATCCTTTTTGTGTGAAGGGTGCTTCTGTTTCTCAAGTAATGTTTACTTCAGAGATACAAAAAATGAGACAACTGAAACCTTCCTAACtgataaaaacataaataaataaacagaaGTATTAAAAATCCAAGCTTTTACAATTAAGTATTTGACTCAATTTTTATCACATTGCACTTGGACTCCATCCTTCGTTATGTATTTCCAATACTCCTTTTGAGGAAGGGAACA
This portion of the Lycium ferocissimum isolate CSIRO_LF1 chromosome 1, AGI_CSIRO_Lferr_CH_V1, whole genome shotgun sequence genome encodes:
- the LOC132052358 gene encoding uncharacterized protein LOC132052358, encoding MDIHNIAKIVLILVFLVLHPSGSRSQWVTNQPTRPLCPSQFALVNHACSLLPFVGVPPPSPPSPPPPSPPPPSPPSPPERRHRHRHGHHHVHKETPVEEDCCRWMKQVDSECVCDLLVRLPLFLSRPVHQYTVMIDPSCNITFQCGSRIKFENQMLPPFP